CTTCAAACATCATGCTGGTCACTggttctgtttttatctctcCATCTGATGTTCAAGTCATATCAAAcacaactgttttgttgttttttcatacTTTTGTTGCTCCCTTTCAGGATTTTTTAAGGTTAACGGGAACAAATCTGCTTATAATCTCTTCTTTACAAGACTCCGCTGTAAAGTTGCAACATGAGATCCTCCACTAGAGAGTATGTTTGCAGGACCAGGAAGCATCAATGCTAGCATGCAGCAAAGCCACATGacggggagaaactcagctagaAGACTTCACCCCAAGCAATTATAtggaaatgtaagaaaaccaggagaacagctctgtccactttacagcttctgctaatttttccacgacagcagagactctgctggttcatcacggtgggacagaaactctgcagCTAGCAGCCAGGATCAGAAATCAGGTCTTTTCCtgctttgtggtgaaaagtttgattccagctctaaaaactctgcccATGAAGtttctgctggtttccatggagatgaaggaggtttagTGAAGggttcactcttcctatcatagactatcttgggcttcacttctttctggatcctcatgctggttctaaggtgaatgtggggttttctctggatcctcctgactctgaccattgatagaggcgtccatcatcatcatcggctgATGGCTTTCTCAGATATTTTCTCAGAGGTTTACTTCGGTGctaacacttttattaaggatcggcagcacatgtgcattgaAACAGCCCCCTAGCTGATAGATCTAGTCTTCACTCAAATTAATGTtgtcttttaggaggagataaccatTTTTATTTCCTACTCTGTTCCAGGCAAATTTCCTCTGACACAGTAATACATGTCTTGATACTTATGTAGTAATCTCATgtttcagctttctgtagagaccaagattatacatactGCCCTTGTAGTTGTAAAGAtgtacttcatttattttgggtttCCATTGCAGATCAAAGAGGCCTGGTCAAGACGAGGTTACATGATTCAATTTACACACATAAACTTCAGGTGAAACGCAGAAGCATGACTCCAGACTTCAGTCAATTTAAGCTAATTGGATGACCTTCTCACCAAAACAAGAGTTTTATTGTTCTGATGCAGACGGGAGGAAAAACTGGATGTTTGAGATTCTTCAGAATCAGTCAGACCACTTCCGACTAGTTACCAtcactgtgtaaaaaaaataaaagagctaAAAGGAAGACAAAGTGGACTTTTAGCTCGAAGGATACAggaaagatggaggaggaggagagcaggATGGGATGAAGACACAACTCTGAGGAAACTGTCTCAGCATCATGACCTGCATCACTACAACGTGTGGTTGAATATTTCAGCAGAATAAACGCAGGGTAGATTTCTGACTCGGAATGTCAGGAAAGCTGGAAAACATGATAAAGTTAAAGAAGCTGCTTTTTCAAAATCTCTTTTTGAAAATGATGCACATGAACATGGCAGAGGAATAGAAACACATTTCTATTTTCTAAGTTATTTTGGTCATCAATTGTTGTGTCAGCTGTCTCGTTTTTTCCTCACAGCCTCTATGGAATTCCCAAACCACCGAATCCCCGATCTGAATAAAGCATTAAGTTTCAGTCCAAGCAGGAAACATCTGTttccagcagctgctttcaTTCAGAGAACAGCATCTGGAAGCTCAAGGAGAGGATTTCATCTCTCTGTTAATGTTACACGATGACACCGATGGCGGGACAACGCACCACGGGACCAGCTTACTGCTGCCGTCACGTCACTGACCACGTTTTCATCTCCACTCAGGACCAGACCAGAACGTTACAACACAGCAAAGCTGCACAAAATCACAGAAAGTCCTCCATGCAGGAACATCGGAGTCTGCTTGTAAAACGATGGAGGGAAAAGCCTGCCGGGGGACAGCGAAGGCAACACGACGTCCTGTGATTTCAATTCAGAAACATCCTCAggacaaacaggaaaacagactCACCCCCAGAGCATGGAAACCCTCTCGTCCTCTCCGAGAATCAGTTCAgatgctttttcttcttctgtgctcTCTTGTGTTCAGGCTGAGTTTGACTCGTGTTTCCCGTCCTGACAGCATGAGGGTGGAGTCCTCCAGCTGAACTGGGACCAGCAGCTCCAGGAGGAGGATTTGTTCCAACAAACCACACCTCTGTGACacagagaaggaaaacaaagtgtGTGCATGTTACACAACACTTCACTTCGACTGCTCAACAGTGGAGCAAATCAAAGTTTTACATCACTTTGAAAAAGATGGTCAAGTTCACAATATGTTATCTGAGCAACTTTATCAGCTCTGATCCTCCGTGAGAAATGTGTCGCTGCTGTAAAGATACGCCTACCTGAGAGGAGTATTTGCAGGTGAACACCCTCCTCTGGATTTGTTTTCTGACCTGAGAACAGCTGCAGATCCACGTCAGTGTGCAGCTCATACAGCGAAGCTGCAGTCATTCCAGGAAACTCAAGCATCCCGATAAAAATCTGCAGAGAAGAAAATCTTCAAGGACAAACTCAGTAAATCTCACACTGATCTTGAGATTCGGCTTCAATTCCACCCTTTGGTCCTACCTCTGTTTCACAGGGGGGGTACCAGAGGTCATCCAGTTCACATGGTCCCCAAGACCTCAGGTGAAAGGGTTAGATGACCTCTACATTATCTCTGCTAAACAGAGGACTGAGGAGAGGAAATGAGACTCAAATCTCACTTTGAGAAATTAAAACTCTTGATTTTAGTTTATGAAGGTCCACTGATCGTTCTGAACTTTACATAAATGAATAATCACTTTATGGCTGAAACACATTAAAGACAAACCATCCATCTTCTGTTTGGTTCAGCCGGGAAAGGCTCAGGGTGGAGGAAGGAAGGCAGAGTCAGACTTTCCTCCAGGTTTCCTGAACGAGAGACTGCTCgatgctgccctctgctggctgAGCCTGAGTATTACCACAAACATGGTCTCAGAGTGGGAGGGGTCTATAGCCACGTCTTCATTAATCACAACTGTAATgataacaaaacaataaacctGTTGTATAAAACCTTCACATTAaatccagctgctgctgttgtagGTGATGAAAAGGATCCAAACATCAGAATTATTGGAGGACCTCAGAACTGGTTCGGGACTGGTCCACAAAGACttgtgcatttaaaaacatcaaattaaagTTGTGCTGATCAGTTTCTCAACACTTCAGAACTTTAACTCATCAGCTTCATGTCTGGGTCATGGAAACATCAGAGATGAGGTTTTCTTCTCAGAGACAACAGgacatttttctgcatttttataattttatattttattggttccagttttttttacaacaacTCAAGCACTGGAAACATgattttactgtgtgtgtggttaatgACTATTAAACCGATGCATCAGATGTTTTGCACTGTATGAGCTCAGCAGCTCGATGCTTCTTCATGGCAGGAGTtcaaataaaaacctgaaaatggATCCGTTTCATGACTGGAACCTTCATCACACACTCAGGTAAGACCTCATCAGGTTTATCTCATGTGCCTGCAGATGAGCTGCCCAGGTCCTGATTCTTCAGGATGCTGGCGCCTCCTGGTGGTCAGCTGTTGGCTCTGCTCCTCAGGACGGAGCTGCTTGAAGCCTGAAACAGTCATGTGACAACATGCAGGACTTCAGTGAGCCTCTGGTTCGTCTGAAATCGTCGTTTGTCCCGTACCTTGACGCTTCAGGCAACAGATGACGGAGCACATCATGTCTTTGGggtgtttccatggagataagCATTCCAAGATACTAGTGTTTGAGCATTGTCATGTTTTTGATATATCTAGTATCTTTGATACACACTTCAAAGTTTACAAGATGTACCTGAATGCATCATGACGTCATACAGGCTCTGACGTACAAGGTGATGAGTTTCATGTTCGTTTTCCAATAAAAAAGATGGTATAAATGTGAAAAAGACAGAAGCATGAACACAATCTCTGCTGGATCACAAAGAAACAAATCCAACATGCCGATTCAGCTTGAACGGTGTTCGgttttcaaacatgttcttACGCTAAAGAAAGTGACACGACTGGTAGATCCCAGGATTTATAACGCGTCCGCTGCGTTCAGTGACAGATGGTGCTTTTCACATCAGCTTAGATTCCCAATCAGTCGCTCAGATTTGGGCTTTTTGTGCAGTTTGAAGAAGTTTGACCACAGCTCTCAGGCTGCAGCTTCTCTGCAGAAGTGATGGACAAAAGAAACATCGCTCTGAGATTATCTGAGAACAAGTCACCAGTTTTAGCTTTTAGTTTGCTGTTTATCAGGAGGAggcatgaaaaaacaaaaaaaagatgtattAAAGGAAACGAGGTTCTCTGACATCAGGTAACACTGATGTAAAAATCTTTATATCTTTAGAAGTAGTATCAGGATACAGCAGGTCTGGATGGTCCTGCGGGAAAGTCCTCCTGAACCTCGCCTCCGCTCTCGtttgtttctctcttctctcGGATCCATTTCAGAACCATCGACTCCTTTAGTCCTAAGGTTGCCAGGAACAAGGCCTTGCacaccctcctcctccatccatcaaCACTCAGGTGGAAAACAAGGCCGGATTCCATCTGTGAACACCCAGACCCCTGTCTCCTCTGGATGGCGATGACCTccaccaaactgcacatgtagttttttctttgttcccaGTCCATGTCCTCCCAGAAGCATTTAAAGATCTTCTCCCTGTCTGCTTCAGTGAGAGAGCTGCATGCATGTTTGGAGGAACGGAGGCATGTTGGTGACTGACAGGGGGGGTCCCATCTCGGTGGGTTGGCCGGGCATACACCTGGCCTGCCCGGTGAACGTCTGCCCCACCGTTTTCGTCTGGTCAGTCTTCTTCTCGACAGCTTCAGAGTCCGCTTTGCTTCCTCCATCTGGGTCTTCCTCAGTCAAATCACACGAGTCTGGAACAAAGTGAGATCAGTTAATGTGATTGCCTTACTTTCTCTCTGCAGTATCACCGAGTCGCAGGGGTGGTCTAAATATAAGGCTCTACTGGGGCCCAGGCCCCcgatttctccacattttttaatcataaacACCCACTAAGCCGACTATTACTGCTACAACAAACAAATGCTGCTGAAACTTTAACACCAACTAATAAAATATTACGAAAAATATTATTTCCAGAAACAATGGATGAAACAAGGCACAGAACAAACACTGCAGGTGCAGATCATTTGGTGGTAACACATGGTTTTTGAGGTCTTTTGCATTTAGTTTCCCAGATAACACAATGACATTGACATCTTCACTATCATAAGATTACAAGGAATCCTAAACATGACCTGACTGATCACTGGGGAAAGGCTTAAAAATTGGCATAGTTGAACGTTTTACTGCATGAATGACAATATCTCAAACATTTTACGGCAATAACTGATAAAATTCAGACAGTAATTAATCTGTGTTGCCTCTAAATTATGTGCTGCCTTctgagaaaactgctgctgataGCAGGTCAGACTAAGTGTTGGTTCAGGTGTGATTCTCACCTCTCAGCtgcttttcctctcttcctttctttttaggGAGCCTGATTTTCCATTTCTTAGGGAAAGATGTGACTTGCTCCTCTGGCTGTCCAAGCACTCTAAATGTAGCCTGTACGCATAGAGTGATCCTACTCAGCTAAAATGACCAGGTTgggtgtggactaaaccattttgAACCTTTTTAAAGGTGTGACGGGGGCTTCAAAGAGCATCCattattgttaaaagaaaattcaaagcAATCTTCAAAGGAGCCTGTATTTTCATTAAACTGCTTTATTTCACTTTACAAGATAACTGTCTTCTGTCCCTGTTCCCTTTAAACCATCTTATTTCTCATTGCTGGATGGTTACCCTCACTGTGTGAGATTAGACTGGGGTACTGGTCTACTGGCATTAACCGCAACTGCAGCCAATCTAACGGCCTGGCTGGGCAGGAAGAAACATGGAGGCtgcaaaaaaaaggcaaaatgcctgctgcagctgcagtcagTTTAATGTGTCCCTTCTGGGCTACTGTAGTGGCAGTACGATAGGCGGATCCTTTTCCTGTTACCTGACCGCGCCGAGCGTGCCCCAACGCGACCCTCCTTCAGCTCTGTAAAGACGACGCTGCTCCGTGCCTTTGGGCTGGAGGTCGGTACCCCTGCTGAGTCCACCTCAAAGCTCAGCACCGTGATCGGACTCGTCTCCGCCACCAAATGCAAATGAATTCTGTCCTGAAGCAACACACCAACATATTCtgtcatttatataaaaaataaataaataaaataaaaataatctggaTAGAAAACAGAAACCAGGTAGTTTCTATGTTAAtgctcttttattattattaaaatgtcatgtatttatataaaatggTACTTCTCACCTCCAGGCATGCTCAGTACCAACTCGAAACATGTCAGAATTTCAtttctgtaaaagaaaacatcttcatACCAACATGCAGCCTGGTTTACCTCCTTCGGCTCAGGAATGTGAAGTTTTGTTTCCGGCGGAGCTTTGATGATGATCACCGTCTGCTCCTGAGTGGCGAGCCGAGCGATGTCCTCACACCTCACGTAGGCCAGCGTGAAGATTCGTTAAAGAAGAAGCGATtcataattttacataaaactttCCTCTGcatcaacatattttattttcctcctcACATTCGTCTTTAGTTTCACCTCCTTTCTTTTAAACTATGAAAAATGACCCTCAAAGTTTCCGTATAAacctcattttaaacatttttttaaagaacaaattGTAAACACGATTTCTGGGCACAAGAAAAACTCAATCTCTCTACTAAACTAAATATATTCAATTTTCCTGTGCCTTGAAAAAATATTCATAccctttttcacattttgtgacCTTAAAATCACAAACTTGAATATATTTAGTTGAGATTTTATGTGAAAGACCAACACAAGGTAGCTCATAattatgaaatatgaaataatctacatgcatttctgaaataccagaACAATACAGGGTTTCCCTGATTCACGCCCAGAAAGGCTGtgatgtgggaaaaaaaaaacaaacaaaaaacaggacaggacagaaaaaaaagttgaactttttaaatgtcctgatgaagcgtttcattcagcggagtcgctctaaatattcttaaagttcagatctctgacaacgtgttgatgttaataaaacttacaaagaatactggatgCATTTAAACCCTAAAACGACTCAGAAACTCCTGAAATAACATGGATTCAGCTTGCTGTACGAGTTGCCGTGACGACCGTGACACTATCGGTGTgacaccggagcaggagaaatcctccatctgctcctcattGGAGCGAGACgcttccatctccacctgcctgagagaatttagaaaactcATATTTTCGTGTGATTTTCAGgtggttgacgtgttttccgACACGTGCACAGAAGTGGGAACACCCGTGTGCACGtgcacatttctgtgtgtgcacggtcttagcgttagctgctaatgtgagcaaAAGAGTTTAAAGGTGAAAGTATCCACCCTGGTGAGTGAAAACATATGAATGTGATATTTtctcagcaagagaagctgattttggatggaGGTGAGGAAGGATATGCAGAGTTGTCCACGTTGTCGGTCAGGTCCAGGAGCTGCTGCGAGCAGCTTTTGATGAGTCTGTCCAGTTCGTGCTCCACCAGTTGCAGCTTCTCCAGCGCTGTCAGGAACTTCAGGGGGTTCCTCCACAGAAAGCTGCAGATGGATGTGTTtcctctgaacacacaaacagccacaGACAAGCTGAAACTGATGAAAAGTTTCCAAAAAGAACCAACAAAAAACTGGGTTTccaaataattatttaacaaaaatcagTCTGTTTGGAGTTGGGATGTTtgcaaaatataaagacaaaCAAGATGCAGAACTccagaaacatgaagaaatgaaaCTCACATCCAGCTGATCCGCCTCTCCGACTCCCTGTGGATGAGACCGATGTCGTCCAGCACGTTGACAATGTTTCGGACTCGCCGCGTGGGGGTCTGCAGGCTGGCAGCCGCCTGCCGGAGGTCCACAGAGCCGTCAGGAGCCGCCAACAGAAGCTGCAGGAAACCCTGAGTCAGCAGGGACAGCGGCGCATCTGAACGCAGAACCACACCGACAGTTAGAATCCCAACAGGCCATGCTTGATGTTATTTTTGTAGATGAAAAGAGGACACAGCAGCAAAGTTTGGGAACCTCTGCATTAAAAGAACGACTTCCAGCTTCATGCTGGTAAAACTGCCTGAGATCGCTTAGTCAGGCTTCTGTTTACGTCTTGATTCTTCCGATGATGTTGTGTTCACTGCTTtcataaaaacacttttcctctgcaggtgaaggagTTTGTGTTGGACATCACTTCTATCTTCTGTGAGAATATTATAAACTTATAAAACTTGCCTGTAAGAAAGTCCCTACTGATATAACAACAAGATATTTGTCTTGTTCAAAGTGAGTTTTTATCATCTCATGTCATCAATGGTTGAACAGGTTAATgcacaaacaacataaaagaaCTTTAACCACAACAGACCCACATCACAGACGTTGTTAgatgtttaatcttttaatcACATCTCTCCTGACTTACTCAGTCCGGTAGTCGTGCTGGGTGTTTTATTCTGCTGCTGAGAATCACTGGAGGAGACGAGACAAagacaaataagaaaatatttccCCACAAACCGCTGAGCACAGGAAGAGTACATGAAAGTTTCAGGCTGGTTGTTACCTGATACTCTGACCTGCTGGAGGATTCTCCAAGCCTCGACCTGGACCCTGGAGATCAGAGAGAACCGAGAGGATATTACTGACATTTACTGGCTGCTTTCGCTTTTTGTTAGAGGCTACGTggaaatatagttttttttttttgtgatcaaatattttattcagattttcttcataacaaaaaacaatggCATTAACGATTATagcaaatcaaattaaattgtaaatCCCCGACCCCACCCTACCCCTCGGACCTTAATCCCTCAATAACAAATAATCAtacttataaataaaacaaaatacattgaTATAATAAATGGAACTAGGACAGCTGCAAAACGGTAACTAAATATTAAATTCACCTTTCAATTCTGCCTTTAATTTTATCTGCTGTTAGATGCCAAAATagaatattttgttaatttggATTATGAATTTGGGGCGTAGATATTTCCAAATAAATATCCAGAAAAACTTTGCTGCTGTTAGACCAGCAAGTAGTATCCGTTTTTCACATTGTGATGCATTTACCATAGATAAATTGTTTAAACTAAGTGTTTGAGGATTTACTGGAATATTTTGTGCTGTTATCAAAGTCAGTGCAGCTGCGACTTCTTTCTAAATCTGGCAGCAGGTTTGCATTCCCAGATTATATGTATGAAAGTCCccggtttattctgatttatcCAGGACCTTCATTCGGTAAAGCTTGCAGGTTGTTAAATAAGTTCTATACACAAACTGATAATGAATAATCTGATGATCTGGATTTCTAGAAgataaaattataatatttcATACCTCATTCCAGTCAAAATGTGGGTACCTAtctaatatataataaataaaattatttttaaaatgttggtaTACAGTAGTCACCACACCCTTGTTGTTAACTTATCTAAGAGCTCGAACAAGGGATGTTCAGATAAGTTTCCATTTGGTTCTCTTTGTGCTTTAACTGCAGCTCTAATCtgcaagtagaaaaaaaagatgtattctgtaaattaaaactattcttAATATCTTAAAAAGTACAAAGCCTGTTTCCATCATAAATATCCCTAAGTAAATTAATCCCCTGCTCTCTCCAGTGTGGAAATTTGATGGGTCTAGTCCAGTTCGTAaactaaaatgattaaaaactggGATTTTCTTCTAATTTGTGCCATGAGACATTGGTTGTAGTACTAAACCATGTACTGAGTGGACGAAGAGTGAAGGCCCAGgaataaagtttaaaattagGCAGTGAAAATCCTCCCACTCTTCTATTTTGCTGAAGCATTTGTACATGAGGCTTCTTGACCTTCCATATGAATTTATTAATAACTATGCAATTTTTCCAAACTCCCCTCTGGAGGAGCGAGGGGTATCATAGAACTTACTAAATTAAATCTAGGTAGCACATTCATCTTTGTAAAGGCTATACGAGCCTGTAATAGATTTGGTAGATTCATCCATCTGTCCAAGTCATATATAATTTTCTTAAAGACCTCCAGATACTTTTGTTTTACAATAGCCTCCAAAGAAGCATAGATTTCTATTTCAAGTATGTAAAGTGCAGCACTACCGGTACCGCGAGGAACAAATTAGTTGCTACACCGGCACTATTAGATAATAATGGTAGCAGTGCCGATTTCTGCCAGTTAATCCTAAAACCAAAAATTCTACCACTTGATcaaaaatattaagtaaaagagGGATGAAGTTTGTTATATCttcaaaaaataataatatatcagCATATAGGGATATATAATGCTGAGTATTATGAATTGAGAGCGGGCAAATATTGTCTGATTGTCGCACTGCTTGAGCTAATGGTTCCAAAAATAAAGCACATAAAAGTGGACTCAAAGGGCAACCTTGTCTTGAGCACCTGGAAACCTCAAATAAAGAGTAACAATTTTTACCCGTCAGGACCATTGCACATGGATTAGTATACAGCACCCTAATCACTGATATAAACCCCTCTCCAAATCCCATTTTTCTAACACAGACCACAAATAGGACCACTCTAAGCGGTCAAATGCTTTGATTGCATCTAAGGACAACACTGCTGTTACTGTTCCCTACTAATTCCACAAAATGTAATAATCGTCTAACGTTGTCACAGGCCAGGCAGGATTTGATAAAACCAGTTTGATCAGAGTTAACAAGTTTAATCATATGGGCCTGTAGTCTGCAGGCAAGCACCTTAGCATATATCTTGACATTACTGTTCAGTAGCGAAAGGGGTCTATAACTGCTACAAACAGTtgggtctttatttttttttttaaatagtgatATTAAAGCAATATTAATATTTCTAGAAAAGGAGCCTTTTTCTATAGAATAATGTATCATATTTAATAGCAATGGACCGAGAATATTTCagaatgttaaaataaattcaggtgGAATCCCATCTATTCCAGGTGATTTTCCTGCTTGCATTTCTCTTGCACATTGTTGAAATTCTTCTATGATATAGGTTTAAACAATTTCTTCGCCTCTTCTTCAGATCAGCAAGGTAATTCTAGATTACTAAGAAATGCCTTGCGGGTAGTTTTATTACATACAACATCTGATTTATAAATTTCAGTATAAAATGCttcaaaaaaacaactttatttgtttGGGTTCTGTTACCAACATCCCATCTTTAGATGTAATGGCTAGGATGTCAGCAAATTGAGAATTAGTTCGAATTTTCATAGCTACTAAATTACTAGGTCGGGATCCATGAAAATAATACTTCTGTCTTACTCTGTGAATATAGAATTCTGATTGCGCCCTATTcaaaaatttatttcttttttttaacagtttctgaTTGATTCCAGACCTCCCCTGACCACATGCGTGGGCAAGACACAGAACTCtacgttgcctcctgatgtgtctatcggggtatgaatgtgtgtgataggaaaaaaagaacttgAGTGTTCTTAAAGAGTGTTTAACAATAGAAGAGCTgaatgagagtgtgtgtgaatatgacATGTAGTgttaaagc
The sequence above is drawn from the Melanotaenia boesemani isolate fMelBoe1 chromosome 22, fMelBoe1.pri, whole genome shotgun sequence genome and encodes:
- the LOC121633478 gene encoding transcription factor E2F3-like: MVKCVVSGCPNRIVSYNRGVFNRPPRRFFNFPKDPDRVKVWLAALRETDRDSSEQLVICEEHFLPEDISKKGLISDAIPITPPFFDRPLSLMGSWGPEQWSTGDPNDGGEEDKGRAPNAPPSQKQGPGRGLENPPAGQSISDSQQQNKTPSTTTGLNAPLSLLTQGFLQLLLAAPDGSVDLRQAAASLQTPTRRVRNIVNVLDDIGLIHRESERRISWIGNTSICSFLWRNPLKFLTALEKLQLVEHELDRLIKSCSQQLLDLTDNVDNSALAYVRCEDIARLATQEQTVIIIKAPPETKLHIPEPKEDRIHLHLVAETSPITVLSFEVDSAGVPTSSPKARSSVVFTELKEGRVGARSARSDSCDLTEEDPDGGSKADSEAVEKKTDQTKTVGQTFTGQARCMPGQPTEMGPPLSVTNMPPFLQTCMQLSH